Proteins encoded together in one Oncorhynchus kisutch isolate 150728-3 unplaced genomic scaffold, Okis_V2 scaffold891, whole genome shotgun sequence window:
- the LOC116362883 gene encoding L-rhamnose-binding lectin CSL3-like yields the protein MCILRLTVVTLLATACCTLTDGAISITCEGSDALLQCDGGKIHIKRANYGRRQHDVCSIGRPDNQLTDTNCLSQSSTSKMAERCGGKSECIVPASNFVFGDPCVGTYKYLDTKYSCVQQQETISSIICEGSDSQLLCDRGEIRIQRANYGRRQHDVCSIGRPHQQLKNTNCLSQSTTSKMAERCDGKRQCIVKVSNSVFGDPCVGTYKYLDVAYTCD from the exons ATGTGCATTTTGAGACTGACGGTGGTCACAT TGCTGGCTACAGCTTGCTGCACACTAACAGAtggag CAATCAGCATCACGTGTGAAGGCTCTGATGCTTTACTGCAATGTG aTGGAGGTAAGATCCATATCAAGCGTGCGAACTACGGTCGTCGTCAACACGATGTTTGTTCTATTGGGCGCCCTGATAACCAACTCACCGACACCAACTGCCTCAGCCAATCCTCCACCAGCAAGATGGCAGAAAG ATGCGGTGGGAAGAGCGAGTGTATTGTCCCTGCATCCAATTTCGTTTTTGGAGACCCCTGTGTCGGGACTTATAAGTACCTGGACACCAAATACTCCTGTGTCCAACAGCAAGAAACAA TAAGCAGCATCATATGTGAAGGCTCTGATTCTCAACTACTATGTG ATCGAGGTGAGATCCGTATTCAGCGTGCCAACTATGGTCGTCGTCAACACGATGTGTGTTCCATTGGGCGCCCACATCAACAACTCAAAAACACCAACTGCCTCAGCCAATCCACCACCAGCAAAATGGCAGAAAG GTGTGATGGAAAGCGCCAGTGTATCGTCAAGGTATCCAACTCTGTGTTCGGTGACCCCTGTGTCGGAACCTATAAGTACTTGGATGTGGCTTACACCTGTGACTGA